In Nitratireductor sp. GISD-1A_MAKvit, a genomic segment contains:
- a CDS encoding ABC transporter permease has translation MSGQVETATVPNRRGSLTLTVGLILVGLHVAVALLTLVWTPYDPTGMAGGRLEAPSLAHWAGTDRLGRDLFTQIMIGSRIALIVGFGAVAIAATIGVTLGVLSAFATRYLDDILAAAFDILIAFPTLLLAMLVVAATESASLFSATLALGIAISAIVARLTRILAKRVLSMDYITAARTAGASWPSIVFRHLLPNIWPMLAVNFALQFGLAVIAEASLSYLGLGAPPPNASWGRLLQEAQGTVYTAPFGAIAPGIALVTLVIGMNLLADGLRDAGDPTRRGRQ, from the coding sequence ATGAGCGGACAGGTGGAAACGGCGACAGTGCCCAACCGTCGTGGCTCGCTCACGCTCACCGTGGGGCTTATTCTCGTCGGTCTGCATGTCGCGGTCGCGCTGCTCACGCTGGTGTGGACGCCCTACGATCCTACCGGCATGGCCGGTGGGCGGCTCGAAGCACCGTCGCTTGCCCATTGGGCTGGCACCGACCGTCTTGGGCGCGATCTCTTCACGCAGATCATGATCGGCTCGCGTATCGCGCTGATCGTTGGTTTCGGCGCGGTGGCCATCGCTGCAACGATCGGCGTCACGCTTGGTGTTCTGTCGGCCTTCGCCACGCGGTATCTCGATGACATTCTGGCCGCCGCCTTCGACATTCTGATCGCGTTTCCGACGCTGCTTCTGGCCATGCTTGTGGTGGCGGCAACCGAGAGCGCCAGCCTGTTTTCGGCCACGCTGGCGCTGGGCATTGCCATTTCGGCCATTGTCGCGCGGCTCACTCGCATTCTCGCCAAGCGCGTTCTTTCGATGGATTACATCACGGCAGCGCGCACGGCAGGTGCCTCCTGGCCGAGCATTGTCTTCCGTCATCTCCTGCCCAACATCTGGCCGATGCTGGCGGTGAACTTTGCGCTCCAGTTCGGCCTCGCCGTCATCGCAGAGGCTTCGCTGTCCTATCTCGGCCTTGGAGCACCGCCGCCCAACGCCTCGTGGGGCCGTCTCCTTCAGGAGGCACAGGGCACAGTCTACACCGCGCCCTTCGGGGCCATAGCGCCGGGCATCGCGCTCGTCACGCTGGTGATTGGCATGAACCTTCTGGCCGATGGCCTGCGCGATGCGGGCGATCCGACCCGGAGGGGCCGGCAATGA
- the deoC gene encoding deoxyribose-phosphate aldolase yields MTDALARNTGTQLKPEWFEDVTVNRTAAERRAGTLTARRSVKKAYQAAWLVKAITCIDLTTLAGDDTPGRVRRLCAKARRPVREDILEALGLADAGITTGAVCVYPTMVGHAVKALEGSNIPVASVATGFPAGLMPLPLRLAEIRYAVEEGAHEIDIVITREHVLTQNWSALYDEIAAMREACGAAHLKAILATGDLSTLTNVYRASMIAMQAGSDFIKTSTGKEGVNATLPVSLTMVRALRDYREHSGQIVGFKPAGGLKTAKDALAWLTLMKEEAGNRWLEPDLFRIGASSLLGDIERQLEHYVTGRYSSANRHAVA; encoded by the coding sequence ATGACCGATGCTCTGGCCCGAAACACCGGCACGCAACTGAAGCCTGAATGGTTTGAGGATGTGACCGTCAACCGCACGGCGGCCGAGCGCCGGGCGGGCACGCTGACGGCGCGACGCTCGGTCAAGAAAGCCTATCAGGCTGCCTGGCTCGTGAAAGCCATCACCTGCATCGATCTCACCACGCTTGCCGGCGACGACACGCCGGGCCGTGTGCGCCGGCTGTGCGCCAAGGCGCGGCGCCCTGTGCGCGAGGATATTCTGGAAGCGCTGGGCCTTGCCGATGCCGGCATCACCACTGGCGCCGTCTGCGTGTATCCGACCATGGTTGGCCATGCGGTCAAGGCGCTGGAAGGGAGCAACATTCCCGTTGCTTCGGTTGCAACCGGGTTTCCCGCCGGTCTTATGCCGCTGCCGCTGCGGCTGGCGGAGATCCGCTATGCGGTCGAAGAGGGCGCGCATGAGATCGACATCGTGATCACGCGTGAACATGTGCTTACCCAGAACTGGAGCGCGCTTTACGATGAGATTGCCGCGATGCGCGAGGCCTGTGGCGCGGCGCATCTGAAAGCCATTCTGGCGACGGGGGATCTCAGCACGCTCACCAATGTCTACCGCGCTTCGATGATCGCCATGCAGGCGGGCTCCGACTTCATCAAGACCTCGACCGGCAAGGAAGGCGTGAACGCCACACTGCCGGTGAGCCTGACCATGGTGCGGGCACTGCGCGACTATCGCGAACATTCGGGTCAGATCGTCGGGTTCAAGCCGGCGGGCGGCCTCAAGACCGCCAAGGATGCACTCGCCTGGCTGACGCTCATGAAAGAGGAGGCGGGCAATCGCTGGCTGGAGCCGGACCTGTTCCGCATCGGCGCAAGCTCGCTTCTCGGCGACATCGAACGGCAATTGGAGCACTACGTGACCGGCCGCTATTCCAGCGCCAACCGTCACGCGGTCGCATGA
- a CDS encoding ABC transporter permease, which produces MLVYIARRLAILFFSLLAACVVLFILLRLLPGDPANSLISVGADEAQIAAARRQVGSDLPLAQQFLQFITSLARFDLGTSFVSRTPVLPEIMDRLAVTLPLTVLSFMLALVIAVPLGILSAVKADRWYGAAISVVSQLGIAIPVFWVGILLVTLFAVNLRLFPSGGFPPRGWETPVEALRTLFLPILTIAIVMSASLLRYVRSATQDVLGSDYLRTARALGSGFSEALVRHGIRNGAVPVMSILGIELATALLGAVVVERVFNLPGLGSMLLLAIEQRDYPNIQGVLFISTLLVLLIGFLADLGQRLVDPRLRDSRGARS; this is translated from the coding sequence ATCCTCGTTTATATTGCCCGGCGGCTCGCCATTCTTTTCTTCTCGCTTCTGGCGGCCTGTGTGGTTCTGTTCATACTGCTCAGGCTTTTGCCCGGAGACCCTGCCAATTCGTTGATTTCCGTGGGCGCGGACGAAGCGCAGATCGCAGCCGCGCGGCGGCAGGTCGGCTCGGATCTGCCGCTTGCACAGCAATTTCTCCAGTTCATCACGAGTCTGGCGCGTTTCGATCTTGGCACGTCCTTCGTCAGCCGCACGCCGGTTCTGCCCGAGATAATGGACCGGCTCGCCGTCACGCTGCCACTTACCGTCCTCTCATTCATGCTGGCGCTGGTGATTGCCGTGCCGCTTGGCATTCTATCGGCAGTGAAGGCCGATCGCTGGTATGGCGCGGCCATCTCGGTCGTCTCGCAGCTCGGCATCGCCATTCCCGTTTTTTGGGTCGGCATTCTTCTGGTCACGCTGTTTGCCGTCAATCTGCGGCTCTTCCCCTCCGGTGGCTTTCCGCCGCGCGGCTGGGAAACGCCGGTCGAAGCACTGCGCACCTTGTTTCTGCCGATCCTCACGATCGCCATCGTCATGTCCGCCTCGCTTTTGCGCTATGTGCGATCGGCCACGCAGGATGTGCTCGGCAGCGACTATCTGCGTACGGCGCGCGCGCTCGGCTCGGGCTTTTCCGAAGCGCTGGTGCGCCACGGCATCCGCAATGGCGCGGTGCCGGTCATGTCGATCCTCGGCATCGAGCTGGCCACCGCCCTTCTCGGCGCGGTGGTGGTGGAGCGGGTGTTCAACCTGCCGGGGCTCGGCTCCATGCTTCTGCTTGCCATCGAGCAGCGCGACTATCCGAACATTCAGGGCGTGCTCTTCATCTCCACACTGCTCGTTCTGCTGATCGGCTTTCTTGCCGATCTCGGTCAGCGTCTGGTCGACCCGAGACTGCGTGACAGCCGGGGGGCACGCTCATGA
- a CDS encoding aldehyde dehydrogenase family protein produces MSSIKDILSTMEYGPSPEANGDVVAWLDTHGRSFGHFIDGRFVKPKGARQIAVSNPSDGSQLAEIACGTVEDVDAAVKAARGAFGKWSKLSGHERAKYLYAIARHVQKRSRFLAVLETMDNGKPVRETRDIDIPLVARHFYHHAGWAEMVEDEFRGFSPVGVCGQVIPWNFPLLMLAWKIAPALAAGNTVVLKPADLTPLTAVAFAEICHEVGLPAGVVNIVQGDGETGAAVCGHEGVDKVAFTGSTQVGRVIREQIAGSGKKLSLELGGKSPFIVFEDADIDAAVEGVVDAIWFNQGEVCCAGSRLIVQEGIAERFHARLKARLETLRVGDPLDKSTDVGAIVSPVQVERISALVAKGVEEGGQLWQAAAPLPEKGNYIAPGFFTDVEPAATVCQVEIFGPIAASMTFRTPDEAAALANNSRYGLAASVWSENINVALDLAARVKAGVVWINCTNMLDAGAGFGGYRESGFGREGAREGLYEYLAADWEKKLSAPKTSEAFVPSASPAGEGKVLVEGIDRTMKNYIGGKQARPDGGYVYSVAGKGGVLIGQAGIGNRKDIRNAVEAAAKAGGWAGATGHNRAQVLYYLGENLEARREGMEALLCESTGVSGKKATEEFDTALRRIFYYAAQADKFDGAVHSTQSRHVTLAMNEPFGVMGIACPDEAPLLSMVSLVLPAIAMGNRAVVVPSARHPLIAGDFYQVLDTSDVPGGVVNIVTGERDLLVKTLAEHDEVAALWYFGSAEGSAMVEKASAGNLKSTWVNNGRMPNWIDDAEGRGRDYLRRAVQVKNIWVPYGA; encoded by the coding sequence ATGTCTTCCATCAAGGATATTCTGAGCACCATGGAATACGGCCCCTCTCCGGAAGCCAATGGCGATGTTGTTGCGTGGCTCGACACCCATGGCCGCTCCTTCGGCCATTTCATCGATGGGCGCTTTGTCAAACCGAAGGGCGCGCGCCAGATTGCTGTTTCCAATCCGTCGGATGGGTCGCAGCTGGCCGAGATCGCATGCGGCACGGTAGAGGATGTGGACGCCGCCGTAAAAGCGGCGCGTGGTGCATTCGGCAAATGGTCAAAGCTTTCCGGCCATGAACGCGCAAAATATCTCTATGCCATTGCCCGCCATGTGCAGAAACGCTCGCGTTTTCTTGCGGTGCTTGAGACCATGGACAATGGCAAGCCGGTGCGCGAGACGCGCGACATCGACATTCCGCTGGTTGCCCGCCACTTCTACCACCATGCAGGATGGGCCGAGATGGTGGAAGACGAGTTCCGCGGCTTCTCGCCGGTGGGTGTGTGCGGGCAGGTGATCCCGTGGAATTTTCCGCTGTTGATGCTCGCCTGGAAGATCGCGCCGGCGCTGGCCGCCGGCAACACGGTGGTGCTGAAACCCGCCGACCTGACGCCGCTGACGGCGGTCGCCTTTGCCGAGATTTGCCATGAGGTCGGCTTGCCTGCCGGTGTGGTCAACATCGTTCAGGGCGACGGCGAAACGGGTGCCGCCGTCTGCGGCCATGAGGGCGTCGACAAGGTGGCGTTCACCGGCTCCACGCAGGTGGGCCGCGTCATCCGCGAGCAGATCGCCGGTTCCGGCAAGAAGCTTTCGCTGGAGCTGGGCGGCAAGTCCCCTTTCATCGTGTTCGAGGATGCCGATATCGATGCGGCTGTCGAAGGCGTGGTGGACGCGATCTGGTTCAACCAGGGCGAGGTGTGCTGCGCCGGTTCACGCCTGATCGTGCAGGAAGGCATCGCAGAGCGCTTTCATGCCAGGCTGAAGGCGCGTCTTGAGACGCTGCGCGTTGGCGATCCGCTCGACAAGTCGACGGATGTGGGCGCCATCGTTTCGCCGGTTCAGGTGGAGCGGATTTCCGCGCTGGTGGCAAAAGGTGTCGAGGAAGGCGGTCAGCTCTGGCAGGCTGCCGCGCCGCTGCCTGAAAAGGGAAACTACATCGCGCCCGGCTTTTTCACCGATGTCGAGCCTGCCGCGACCGTCTGCCAGGTGGAAATCTTCGGCCCCATCGCCGCTTCCATGACCTTCCGCACGCCGGACGAGGCCGCGGCACTCGCCAACAACAGCCGCTACGGGCTGGCCGCTTCCGTCTGGTCGGAGAACATCAATGTGGCACTGGATCTCGCCGCGCGGGTGAAAGCCGGCGTTGTCTGGATCAACTGCACCAACATGCTCGATGCTGGCGCGGGCTTCGGCGGCTATCGCGAGAGCGGCTTTGGCCGCGAGGGCGCGCGCGAGGGGCTTTACGAATATCTCGCCGCCGACTGGGAAAAGAAGCTTTCCGCTCCCAAGACATCGGAAGCTTTCGTTCCCTCCGCTTCTCCGGCGGGTGAGGGCAAGGTACTGGTCGAGGGCATCGACCGGACCATGAAAAACTATATCGGCGGCAAGCAGGCGCGGCCCGATGGCGGCTATGTCTATTCGGTCGCCGGCAAGGGCGGTGTGCTGATCGGTCAGGCCGGTATCGGCAATCGCAAGGACATTCGCAATGCGGTCGAGGCGGCGGCGAAGGCCGGCGGCTGGGCCGGCGCGACCGGCCACAACCGCGCGCAGGTGCTTTACTATCTGGGTGAAAACCTGGAGGCGCGGCGCGAGGGCATGGAGGCGCTTCTGTGCGAGAGCACGGGCGTGAGCGGCAAGAAGGCGACCGAAGAGTTCGACACGGCGCTGCGTCGCATCTTCTATTACGCGGCGCAGGCCGACAAGTTCGATGGCGCGGTTCACTCCACCCAGTCGCGGCATGTGACCCTTGCCATGAACGAACCCTTCGGCGTGATGGGCATTGCCTGCCCGGATGAGGCACCGCTTCTCTCCATGGTTTCGCTTGTTCTGCCGGCAATCGCCATGGGCAACCGGGCGGTGGTCGTGCCGTCCGCGCGCCATCCGCTGATCGCCGGCGATTTCTATCAGGTTCTGGACACGTCCGACGTACCAGGCGGTGTCGTCAACATCGTCACCGGCGAGCGCGATCTTCTGGTGAAGACGCTTGCCGAGCACGATGAGGTGGCAGCCCTCTGGTATTTCGGCTCGGCGGAAGGAAGCGCCATGGTCGAGAAGGCGTCGGCCGGAAACCTGAAGTCGACCTGGGTCAACAATGGCCGCATGCCGAACTGGATCGATGATGCCGAGGGACGCGGGCGAGACTATCTGCGGCGTGCCGTTCAGGTGAAGAACATCTGGGTTCCCTACGGCGCCTGA